One segment of Gemmatimonadota bacterium DNA contains the following:
- a CDS encoding S8 family serine peptidase: MSRLARPLGALALAGVALLGACAEPMATPDAAPVRTVHLAAPATLSGRYLVSFRNAEPADFAASVAALGATIERRLPSVRAAILRNVNPTAAAALGARSDLEGIAGDVGAQMIPAPVATQRLSFAGSTAPRANGTDQSGAFFYPLQWNIRQVSADQAWGATPAGQGKLVCVLDSGIDPDHLDLAGRVDPSLITSFVSDTSFPGNQDGIDYNAHGTSTAAYIVSNGFGVASVAPDARLCSAKVLGVTGFGSYIDMVVAILWATETAQADVINLSLGGYFDQELPGALQLLNIIQRAMDLATRRGVVVVAAGGNMALNLDEDPRRFLFVPGQLRNVISVGATAPLNQQNFDGLASYSNYGGRTGIDLVAPGGDFVVGGVVEDLVLSACSQYQVTLPFACSAVDYLFSAGTSEATPHVSGAVAVIESQKATQVSPATLTRCIIQGTDPVGPTSIYGAGRLNVLKAAGC, encoded by the coding sequence ATGTCCCGTCTTGCCCGCCCCCTGGGGGCACTGGCACTCGCCGGCGTCGCGCTGCTCGGTGCCTGCGCCGAGCCGATGGCCACGCCCGACGCGGCCCCGGTGCGCACCGTGCACCTCGCCGCGCCGGCCACCCTCTCCGGCCGCTACCTGGTCAGCTTCCGCAACGCGGAGCCGGCCGACTTCGCGGCCTCCGTGGCGGCGCTCGGGGCCACCATCGAGCGGCGGCTGCCCTCGGTCCGCGCGGCCATCCTGCGCAACGTGAACCCGACCGCGGCCGCCGCGCTTGGCGCCCGTTCCGACCTTGAGGGGATTGCCGGCGATGTGGGCGCCCAGATGATCCCGGCCCCCGTCGCCACCCAGCGACTCAGCTTCGCCGGGTCCACCGCGCCACGCGCCAACGGGACGGACCAGAGCGGCGCGTTCTTCTACCCGCTGCAGTGGAACATCCGGCAGGTCAGTGCGGACCAGGCCTGGGGGGCCACGCCGGCGGGCCAGGGCAAGCTGGTATGCGTCCTCGACAGCGGCATCGATCCCGACCACCTGGACCTCGCCGGCCGGGTGGACCCGAGCCTGATCACCTCGTTCGTCTCCGACACCTCATTCCCGGGCAACCAGGACGGGATCGACTACAACGCCCACGGCACCTCCACCGCGGCGTACATCGTCTCCAACGGGTTCGGGGTCGCCTCGGTTGCGCCCGATGCCCGGCTCTGCTCGGCCAAGGTCCTCGGCGTCACCGGCTTCGGCAGCTACATCGACATGGTCGTGGCCATCCTCTGGGCCACCGAGACCGCTCAGGCCGACGTGATCAACCTGAGCCTCGGCGGTTACTTCGACCAGGAACTGCCGGGCGCCCTGCAGCTGCTCAACATCATCCAGCGCGCCATGGACCTGGCCACCAGGCGCGGCGTGGTGGTGGTGGCCGCCGGTGGCAACATGGCGCTCAACCTCGACGAGGACCCGCGGCGCTTCCTGTTCGTACCGGGCCAGCTCCGCAACGTGATCAGCGTGGGCGCCACGGCCCCGTTGAACCAGCAGAACTTCGACGGGCTCGCGAGCTACTCGAACTACGGCGGCCGGACCGGCATCGACCTCGTGGCGCCGGGCGGCGACTTCGTGGTGGGCGGGGTGGTGGAAGACCTCGTGCTGTCCGCCTGCAGCCAGTATCAGGTGACCCTGCCGTTCGCCTGCAGCGCGGTGGACTACCTGTTCAGCGCCGGCACCAGCGAGGCGACCCCCCACGTCTCCGGGGCGGTGGCCGTCATTGAGTCCCAGAAGGCGACGCAGGTCAGCCCGGCCACCCTCACGCGCTGCATCATCCAGGGCACCGATCCGGTCGGTCCGACGAGTATCTACGGCGCGGGTCGCCTGAATGTGCTGAAAGCGGCTGGATGCTGA
- a CDS encoding VIT1/CCC1 transporter family protein, giving the protein MTATASPQAPHEWLHHLQDEADAAYLYGVLAGLEPDAARAGVYRQLAGIEARHVAMWQELLRQQGHSLPAHAPSVRARTMAWLARRFGPGFLAPMLLEEEGREVKGYLELHRQAPDGPAGPTALTLARESAEHAESLAGLSGSPAEPWHKTGAGGLLRNLVYGFNDGLTANFGLVAGMLGAQGELNLSGHAVVVAGIAGMVADALSMGSSGYLAAKSEREVHEYEIAMEREEIRLMPDLEREELALLYQAKGIPRDQAEALAGQVMADPERALQEKVREELKIGEPSSSPMREAWITGTATGIGAFIPVAPFLLTTGPWAIWTSFTLSMLAHFGVGAARSVFTGRSIFRSGLDMFLVGFGVAAVGYVVGEWITRLL; this is encoded by the coding sequence ATGACTGCGACCGCTTCCCCTCAGGCGCCGCACGAGTGGCTGCACCATCTCCAGGACGAGGCCGACGCCGCGTACCTCTACGGCGTCCTCGCCGGCCTCGAGCCCGACGCCGCGCGCGCCGGGGTCTACCGCCAGCTCGCCGGCATCGAAGCACGCCATGTGGCCATGTGGCAGGAGCTGCTGCGCCAGCAGGGCCACTCGCTCCCCGCCCACGCCCCGTCGGTCCGCGCTCGTACCATGGCCTGGCTGGCCAGGCGGTTCGGCCCGGGGTTCCTGGCCCCGATGCTCCTCGAGGAGGAGGGCCGGGAGGTGAAGGGCTACCTGGAGCTGCACCGGCAGGCGCCCGACGGGCCGGCTGGCCCCACGGCGCTCACCCTGGCCCGGGAATCGGCGGAGCATGCCGAGTCGCTCGCGGGGCTCTCCGGCAGCCCGGCCGAGCCGTGGCACAAGACCGGGGCCGGCGGGCTGCTGCGCAACCTGGTGTACGGCTTCAACGACGGCCTCACCGCCAACTTCGGGCTGGTGGCGGGCATGCTCGGCGCGCAGGGGGAACTCAACCTCTCGGGCCACGCCGTGGTGGTCGCCGGCATCGCCGGCATGGTGGCCGACGCCCTGTCGATGGGCTCCTCCGGCTACCTCGCCGCCAAGAGCGAGCGGGAGGTGCACGAGTACGAGATCGCGATGGAGCGGGAGGAGATCCGCCTCATGCCCGACCTCGAGCGCGAGGAGCTGGCGCTGCTCTACCAGGCCAAGGGCATCCCGCGCGACCAGGCCGAGGCGCTGGCCGGGCAGGTCATGGCCGACCCCGAGCGCGCCCTGCAGGAGAAGGTGCGCGAGGAACTCAAGATCGGCGAGCCGTCCAGCTCCCCCATGCGGGAGGCGTGGATCACGGGCACCGCCACCGGCATCGGCGCCTTCATCCCGGTCGCGCCGTTCCTCCTGACCACGGGGCCATGGGCCATCTGGACCAGCTTCACCCTGTCGATGCTGGCGCACTTCGGCGTGGGCGCCGCGCGCAGCGTGTTCACCGGCCGGAGCATCTTCCGCAGCGGCCTGGACATGTTTCTGGTCGGCTTCGGGGTGGCGGCGGTGGGATACGTCGTGGGGGAGTGGATCACCCGGTTGCTGTGA
- a CDS encoding PDZ domain-containing protein, with the protein MPFRSGRVPWLTLLLALPATSAPLAAQEPFADPQGRFTVPVPARWTARTVLDAAVVLTREPATITVGAGRDAEPATVVEETMATFAGYWGEFRAERQGPVTLGGQPGAFALASARSTLGVAVYLKVVALRAPAGGVITFIENLPQEGLDGLEAEVGLIESGIRFTGAPGGPPVAASPAPTPAPAPVPLPGPEPAPGPPLVEPAPVASRGFLGIGARPVETADLRRLKITEPHGAVVTQTYPGGPAETAGIRAGDLVVGADGTAITTPAELIALVGRHHAGDLLSLQVLREGQVGIVRVRLGRPPEE; encoded by the coding sequence ATGCCCTTCCGCTCCGGCCGCGTGCCGTGGCTCACCCTCCTGCTGGCACTTCCGGCCACGAGCGCCCCGCTGGCCGCGCAGGAGCCGTTCGCCGATCCGCAGGGCCGGTTCACGGTCCCGGTCCCGGCACGTTGGACCGCCCGGACCGTCCTCGACGCCGCGGTGGTCCTGACCCGCGAACCGGCCACCATCACGGTCGGTGCCGGGCGCGACGCCGAACCCGCCACGGTGGTCGAGGAGACGATGGCCACCTTCGCCGGCTACTGGGGGGAGTTCCGCGCGGAGCGGCAGGGCCCGGTGACGCTCGGCGGGCAGCCCGGGGCGTTTGCGCTGGCCAGCGCGCGCAGTACCCTGGGTGTCGCGGTGTATCTCAAGGTGGTGGCGCTGCGCGCCCCGGCCGGCGGGGTCATCACGTTCATCGAGAACCTGCCGCAGGAGGGCCTCGACGGCCTGGAGGCGGAGGTGGGCCTCATCGAGTCCGGCATCCGGTTCACCGGCGCGCCGGGCGGCCCACCCGTCGCCGCCAGTCCGGCGCCCACCCCCGCACCGGCGCCGGTACCACTACCAGGACCAGAACCGGCACCGGGCCCGCCGCTGGTTGAACCGGCGCCAGTCGCCAGCCGGGGATTCCTCGGCATCGGAGCGCGGCCGGTGGAGACCGCCGACCTCCGGCGGCTCAAGATCACCGAGCCGCATGGCGCCGTGGTCACGCAGACCTACCCCGGTGGCCCGGCCGAGACCGCGGGGATCCGGGCCGGCGACCTCGTGGTCGGCGCCGACGGCACCGCAATCACGACGCCCGCGGAACTGATCGCGCTCGTGGGACGGCATCACGCCGGCGACCTGCTCAGCCTCCAGGTATTGCGTGAAGGGCAGGTCGGCATCGTGCGGGTCCGGCTGGGCCGGCCGCCGGAAGAGTAG